The proteins below are encoded in one region of Opisthocomus hoazin isolate bOpiHoa1 chromosome 26, bOpiHoa1.hap1, whole genome shotgun sequence:
- the IKZF3 gene encoding zinc finger protein Aiolos isoform X4 — protein MEKTSLQQISRLFPPTSVEARHIKAEMGSERALVLDRLASNVAKRKSSMPQKFIGEKRHSFDVNYSSSFMYEKESDIMQGRMMDQAINNAITYLGAEALRPLVQTPPAPTSEMVPVISSLYPIPLTRADVPNGNAQDAEKSHGHLRDKSLSSDRALSPNNSGQDSTDTDSNHEERQNPAFHQSPMVPAQAHNGLQSLKDFPRPYDIIKPPAICPRDAFKVINKEGEAIGVYRCDHCRVLFLDYVMFTIHMGCHGFRDPFECNVCGYRSHDRYEFSSHIARGEHRVVLK, from the exons ATGGAAAAGACAAGTTTACAGCAGATCTCCAGACTGTTTCCTCCCA CAAGCGTGGAGGCGAGGCACATCAAGGCAGAGATGGGGAGTGAAAGAGCCCTTGTGCTGGACAGGCTAGCAAGCAACGTGGCAAAGCGAAAAAGCTCAATGCCTCAGAAATTTATTG GTGAGAAACGCCATAGTTTCGATGTTAATTATAGTTCAAGTTTCATGTACGAGAAGGAAAGCGACATCATGCAAGGCCGCATGATGGACCAAGCCATAAACAACGCCATCACCTACCTTGGGGCCGAAGCCCTGCGCCCGCTCGTGCAGACGCCGCCAGCGCCCACCTCCGAAATGGTGCCAGTCATCAGCAGCCTGTACCCCATTCCGCTGACCCGCGCCGACGTGCCGAACGGCAACGCGCAGGATGCGGAGAAGAGCCATGGCCACCTCAGGGACAAAAGCCTGTCTTCCGACAGAGCCCTCTCCCCGAACAACAGCGGCCAAGACTCCACAGACACTGACAGCAACCACGAGGAGCGGCAGAACCCTGCCTTCCACCAAAGCCCGATGGTCCCCGCGCAGGCCCACAACGGCCTCCAGTCCTTGAAGGACTTCCCAAGGCCGTATGACATCATCAAGCCGCCCGCCATATGCCCACGCGACGCCTTTAAGGTCATCAACAAGGAAGGGGAGGCCATCGGGGTCTACCGGTGCGACCACTGCCGCGTCCTCTTCTTGGATTATGTGATGTTCACCATCCACATGGGCTGCCATGGGTTCCGCGATCCCTTCGAGTGCAACGTCTGCGGGTACAGAAGCCACGACCGCTACGAGTTTTCCTCACACATTGCACGAGGAGAGCACCGAGTAGTACTCAAATAA
- the IKZF3 gene encoding zinc finger protein Aiolos isoform X5 → MGSERALVLDRLASNVAKRKSSMPQKFIGEKRHSFDVNYSSSFMYEKESDIMQGRMMDQAINNAITYLGAEALRPLVQTPPAPTSEMVPVISSLYPIPLTRADVPNGNAQDAEKSHGHLRDKSLSSDRALSPNNSGQDSTDTDSNHEERQNPAFHQSPMVPAQAHNGLQSLKDFPRPYDIIKPPAICPRDAFKVINKEGEAIGVYRCDHCRVLFLDYVMFTIHMGCHGFRDPFECNVCGYRSHDRYEFSSHIARGEHRVVLK, encoded by the exons ATGGGGAGTGAAAGAGCCCTTGTGCTGGACAGGCTAGCAAGCAACGTGGCAAAGCGAAAAAGCTCAATGCCTCAGAAATTTATTG GTGAGAAACGCCATAGTTTCGATGTTAATTATAGTTCAAGTTTCATGTACGAGAAGGAAAGCGACATCATGCAAGGCCGCATGATGGACCAAGCCATAAACAACGCCATCACCTACCTTGGGGCCGAAGCCCTGCGCCCGCTCGTGCAGACGCCGCCAGCGCCCACCTCCGAAATGGTGCCAGTCATCAGCAGCCTGTACCCCATTCCGCTGACCCGCGCCGACGTGCCGAACGGCAACGCGCAGGATGCGGAGAAGAGCCATGGCCACCTCAGGGACAAAAGCCTGTCTTCCGACAGAGCCCTCTCCCCGAACAACAGCGGCCAAGACTCCACAGACACTGACAGCAACCACGAGGAGCGGCAGAACCCTGCCTTCCACCAAAGCCCGATGGTCCCCGCGCAGGCCCACAACGGCCTCCAGTCCTTGAAGGACTTCCCAAGGCCGTATGACATCATCAAGCCGCCCGCCATATGCCCACGCGACGCCTTTAAGGTCATCAACAAGGAAGGGGAGGCCATCGGGGTCTACCGGTGCGACCACTGCCGCGTCCTCTTCTTGGATTATGTGATGTTCACCATCCACATGGGCTGCCATGGGTTCCGCGATCCCTTCGAGTGCAACGTCTGCGGGTACAGAAGCCACGACCGCTACGAGTTTTCCTCACACATTGCACGAGGAGAGCACCGAGTAGTACTCAAATAA
- the IKZF3 gene encoding zinc finger protein Aiolos isoform X1, translated as MDLSNPQEQPMAAEGQEVLTDSNLRKAQEMESMDNAEDLKEHSQSNEEAGDDVVKVEGEYSEREENALNSEPVENPEESEMPYTYPREYNEYESIKLERHSGPYDSVRPASGKMNCDVCGLACISLNVLMVHKRSHTGERPFQCNQCGASFTQKGNLLRHIKLHTGEKPFKCHLCSYACQRRDALTGHLRTHSVEKPYKCEFCGRSYKQRSSLEEHKERCRTYLQNAGVCEAASVEARHIKAEMGSERALVLDRLASNVAKRKSSMPQKFIGEKRHSFDVNYSSSFMYEKESDIMQGRMMDQAINNAITYLGAEALRPLVQTPPAPTSEMVPVISSLYPIPLTRADVPNGNAQDAEKSHGHLRDKSLSSDRALSPNNSGQDSTDTDSNHEERQNPAFHQSPMVPAQAHNGLQSLKDFPRPYDIIKPPAICPRDAFKVINKEGEAIGVYRCDHCRVLFLDYVMFTIHMGCHGFRDPFECNVCGYRSHDRYEFSSHIARGEHRVVLK; from the exons ATGATGTGGTTAAAGTGGAAGGTGAATACAGTGAAAGAGAGGAGAATGCTTTAAATTCAGAGCCTGTGGAAAACCCAGAAGAATCTGAAATGCCTTACACCTATCCCAGAGAATATAATGAATATGAAAGCATTAAACTGGAAAGACATTCTGGCCCGTATGACTCCGTCAGGCCAGCTAGTGGGAAAATGAACTGTGATGTCTGTGGATTAGCCTGCATTAGCCTCAATGTCTTGATGGTTCATAAGCGTAGCCACACGG GTGAACGGCCATTCCAGTGTAATCAGTGCGGAGCTTCCTTTACTCAGAAGGGTAACCTCCTCCGCCACATTAAACTACATACAGGGGAAAAACCTTTTAAATGTCATCTTTGCAGTTATGCCTGCCAAAGGAGGGATGCGCTAACAGGTCACTTAAGGACACATTCTG TGGAGAAGCCGTACAAATGCGAGTTTTGCGGAAGGAGCTACAAGCAAAGGAGCTCGCTGGAGGAGCACAAGGAGCGGTGCCGTACTTACCTGCAGAATGCTGGCGTGTGCGAGGCTG CAAGCGTGGAGGCGAGGCACATCAAGGCAGAGATGGGGAGTGAAAGAGCCCTTGTGCTGGACAGGCTAGCAAGCAACGTGGCAAAGCGAAAAAGCTCAATGCCTCAGAAATTTATTG GTGAGAAACGCCATAGTTTCGATGTTAATTATAGTTCAAGTTTCATGTACGAGAAGGAAAGCGACATCATGCAAGGCCGCATGATGGACCAAGCCATAAACAACGCCATCACCTACCTTGGGGCCGAAGCCCTGCGCCCGCTCGTGCAGACGCCGCCAGCGCCCACCTCCGAAATGGTGCCAGTCATCAGCAGCCTGTACCCCATTCCGCTGACCCGCGCCGACGTGCCGAACGGCAACGCGCAGGATGCGGAGAAGAGCCATGGCCACCTCAGGGACAAAAGCCTGTCTTCCGACAGAGCCCTCTCCCCGAACAACAGCGGCCAAGACTCCACAGACACTGACAGCAACCACGAGGAGCGGCAGAACCCTGCCTTCCACCAAAGCCCGATGGTCCCCGCGCAGGCCCACAACGGCCTCCAGTCCTTGAAGGACTTCCCAAGGCCGTATGACATCATCAAGCCGCCCGCCATATGCCCACGCGACGCCTTTAAGGTCATCAACAAGGAAGGGGAGGCCATCGGGGTCTACCGGTGCGACCACTGCCGCGTCCTCTTCTTGGATTATGTGATGTTCACCATCCACATGGGCTGCCATGGGTTCCGCGATCCCTTCGAGTGCAACGTCTGCGGGTACAGAAGCCACGACCGCTACGAGTTTTCCTCACACATTGCACGAGGAGAGCACCGAGTAGTACTCAAATAA